ATTTGTTTTCTGGTGTTGATGGGAATCAAtgccgtaaaaaaaaaaatgaatgtaaACAAATGTTCACGATCACACTCAACCCTATCATTGGATTGTGGACTGTGGACTGCGGATTACATaattgaaactggatatttaccaagatatTGTAGCATAAAAAACCCCACTGAAATGCAGTGAACTTAAAGGAAAATCGGCTAGAAATcgttcgaacaaagtgtaggctacccgtagcctcttgtatTGATAATTTCAATTTCAGGAAATTTCGCTGCTTTACGGTTCCCGGCTTTGTATTCTTCTTTTGTACGTCAAACGATTATTATCTACAGTGCGTCTCCTTGGCTTCTATTTTCAACAAAAATCTGCCACAAACCTATAGCTTCAATCACCGGGAAAGCCGATCGAACTCTCATAACGAGTACCCCGAACCTTTGCTATGTTGTCACGGTGCATTGCAAATTGTGTGAATGTCATAATTTCTTTCGACCAGTGGGATTGCAAAAAGGCAGCTTTCATGATTTTTTGCGCCTCTAACTGATGTCCGAGATTTCTAGCCGTATACGCTTAAAAGTTAGATCGATATTAAAAGGGAACAAGCTAAATTCACCTCTTCTGATTTTGACAACGACATTTAAACTAACTAGGGGAAACTTTCCAATGCCGAGCGTTTTATTTCTCACACAGTGAACAGGAGCGTAAGAAGACTGTCATCGCGGCCCCTTACTGCGATAGAAATGATACGCTTGACAAAACTTTCACTTCCAAGTTGAACAACTTCACGTGTCACGTTTAAATCCCTTTTCCTGGCCCTTTGGCagacaagaaaaattaaaagccttttcaactttaaaataaaaacaatttacaGGTCACACGTGGTCCATAAGGGAGATTGTTCTTGGGGGTCAGTTACATTGGTGACGCCGTGAATTAATCACCACGGATTGATGAGCTTTTAACTAATGGTCCTAATCAGTGTAATTTTTCATCCATTTGAGGATCCTTAATTCGCATTCTTTCAGCAGGCGCATTCTTTGCTTTCCTTTCACAAGCGGAGAATCAGTGAAGGGTTGATGATTCAAAAAATGAATGGAACCCTATTTTGAACCATTACTTTCCTATATAGCACAGCAGTTTCCAAAATGTTACTTAATTTGAGTGCATTAAAGGTCTTCTATTCCTCGGGTTCAAAAGTGAAGTCACCTTTGGGCCTCAGCGGAGAGCAGTATATACCATAAAATGACATCATTTCACCTGTAAACTCACGTCTTCTCCAAATTAAGACGCAATGTTTGGGCTATTATTTGCAAAACGTAGTAAACTGTTTTAGAATTCGAGAATGGAAAAACAATTCtatcatttttatttcttttagcacGAGGACATTTGTGAATTTCCCTCGAGGCAGTTTTATGAAGGCAAATTGAGAACAGCAGTGTCTGTCAGAGCCCGTGAAATGAACAGACACGACGTCAGCAAAAAGGTCATTAATTTCTGGCCAAATCACACTGCAAAAGAGTATGTGCCCCTTGCGTTTTGTAATGTTGTGGGCGAAGAAGAAGAGCTGGTTGTAACGACAGACGAAGGCAGTGAGCGCTCGAAGAGCAACAAAAAGGAGAAGGAGAAAGTGGTATGTAAACGAGAAGGCCATTTGGTCATGAACATGCAATTTCCACTGGCGTCTAGTGGCGAGCAAATCAATTTTCGGTGATTAGCTGATGACAGAGCTCGTGCTCAGGCGCGAACTATTGGTTGTCCCACTTTAAGTGATTTTTTTCTCACACccggggcctgtttctcgaaagtaccgaaaagccatttgtaaaaGTGTAACCCGCTCGTTTTAAAGGCCCATTTCCACCCTTGATGCAACACGATcgtttgttgttttcaaaatggcacttttgttGAATGGCGTATTCCGATTGGCtgtaaattatttttgtcaCGCCAATTTCTGTAATTTCGTGATACACGAAATTCATGCGTGGCGTGCAATGCATTCAGGGTTGAAATGGGCCTTTAAAAAGCTGTTCCTTCAACATGTTCtcaagaaaacaagcaaagttAAAAGCTCTTTGTTTTAAGAGAGAGTGGCATCCGAAACGTTTCgcgacttttgagaaacgggcggCTGGTTCTTTTAGATTCATGTCCGCATTGCCGGTTTCAACGGCTTGTTTTTTGCATATGTGACGTCAACGGAGACATTGTGCCGTGGTTGGTCAAGAGGTACAATTTTCACGGCTGGTATAATTTATGCACATATAACTTCAAAGGTTATATTGTGTGCTAATTGGGTAAAAGGCACAATACTTGCCAAGGGGCTTTCTTAATTAGGGTCAAATGAAGACGGTCTGCATGGGAATTCTTCAAAACGATAATTCCAAAGTCGAGAGTGATATAGACCcttgtgtttatgtttcaagacaaaggatttttctcatgaatgtgaggctaaggatgtatcaagtattgttattcaaatttgggcgcgatttatgcaaagggtctatgggAGGGAGCACTTGCTAAAGACGGTTGCATGTCTATTTTGACCCTCTGTTCTCCAAAATAATATATTTCTGCAATATCAATTTAAATCGAAATGTTATCAGAAAAAAATGTgtgatttaatttttaaaaaggcaAACGAAACACtgtattaaaaaaaagtttactgtatgagttaaaaaaaaaacaaatgttaaatagtagaaaacaccaaaaactaAAAACACGAAGAAATAgatatttattatttcttttgaagTAAATCCGAATTAATCCTTATTTGAATTTAGCGTTGAAAATAGGAGTCTATCTACTGCCAAGGGGAATACAAAATCATAAATCCAATCAGTCATTATGGCCATGCCCTAACTGAATGAGGGTGATTTGGTCGCTACACGAAATTGGCGTTAATTAAAATGCGTCATTGTTCTTGCTTAAAGTACTTGAAGGAGCCAGGCGCTGGATGTTATTGTGCAGATGGATATTCACCATAGATGTGAAAGAGCTAGTACCTCCTCTATTATGCTTTTTTCCCAAAACTTCTTTCGGTTCAAGGCCATGCCTTCGGGATCTATTCTGTCCACTGAGTCATTAAATCGAACACTACATTGCAAGTTTCTGCTAGCATGTAATTTTCATATCTTGCATTGCATGGAAATGTAACCCTGAAGATGGCCTGGTCCTTAAAAGTTTTCTCTACTTTCCAACCTCTACTTCCATCAGGTCGGCATTGTATTCGACCAATTTAATTTCAAAGAAAGTTTATCTCCAACTCAAAGTTCGTAAACTACAGGCATATTGGGCAAAGACCTTTGACACAAATCCAGTATCTCGCGTCGAGACAATTTTTGCAGAACGTATTGTTTTAAATCTTCAATTCAGTATCCTCCTTCTTGTAGTCAGGGTTCCGCTATTTAGAGGATGAGTTAGTGTGTCATTCAAAGGCCCGTGGCAACGTAAGGACTGAAGCGGTTGCAGAAGTCAGTGGAAGAACAACGTGTTGACGTAGTTAAAAGGAGAGAGTGTCAGGGGAAGCTTTTCAAAGCTACAATTAGGTGGGACGATGATGACCTAGACGCTAAAGGCTGCTTTGCGTGGTTGAATGAGTGGGACGCCTGTCCATCGTAAAATGTAGCAGGCTTGTATGAACTCTACGAGTAGCTACCATCTAATGATATCGCTTGTTAATGTGTGGGAAATGGCCAAAAGCATTCCTCACATTTTATCTGAATGTCCAGCACTTGCTCAAAACAAGTATCTGTCACGCTATGACTCAGCTCTCAAGGTGTTATTCTTTGAGTTATTACCTGATCATAAATTAGTGGATGAAGTCCCGTTATGGTACTCTCCGATCAAACCGAAGGCATCATACGAAAAGGACGAAGTACAGGCCTTGTGGGATGTACCCGTCTTTGCTGACTACCACAAAGTAAGAGCTAATGGAGTGGATGCCAGAATAGTCGACCACGAGCAGAAAATAGTCACTGTGCTGGAGATGACTTGTCCATGGGTAGAGAACCATATAAAGAGGCAAGAGGAAAAAGTGAAGAAATATGGCCCCGTTCGCTAGGAACTGAGACAGCAATACAAGAACTACAGAGAGGAACAGTACAACATCATCATTGACGTGCTTTGAGGCCATTCAAAGAGCTTAGTACCTACCTTGAAGAAGTTGTTGGGTCCTAAGACTAACGTCGTACTAAACAGAATGCCGAAATCAATTATCTCAAGTACTTTAAACGTGGCACGAACATTTAAAGTAGTATCACAATAATATTTAGAGCAATTAGATTTAAAGATTCGAATTAATATGAGACTACTGGATAATTTATCAACTTACATTTTTATTGAGTTCAttatattattgtaaatagtatATATTGAATATTTTTAGGGATTTCGTTCAGATGTTATTTTAAGGTTAATTTATATATGCGAATTTATTACATTTTCCGTATATAGCACATAGGTTACGCGTTTGCGTCCTGTGTAGCTACTTTGTAGAAGTTTCTACtgcatttataataataataataattagttctacttGACATGTAAAtgaaactaatttttataagaaaaacgtCGCCTTTCGACTcgatttgaagaggaggcagacatgaactcgaaaatggtctattggggACACCACAAATCaattgaaatcagaacaaatcaaatcaaatgttggtttttgaggagaggggaaaaccagagtcaCCGGGGAAAAACCTCAACCTTCATACGGCTTCGAATTCCAGAGGCCACATTGTTGaaagacgagtgctctcaccactgttcCGGCCCTGCTTCCCCTGATTAACGAATGTGCTGACCAAAGACATTAGGAGCAGTGCAGGGACTCCGAAGCAGGGTGGGGGGCTTTAGCTCCCCCACCTCTtaccttttgttttagtgtaagGTACGTATGAAGAATTaaagaagaaggaaaataaaacggaaaaaGTCCGATTCACCTCAGATTACAGACGTATTTCAAGCCCCTCCGCCCACTTGAAAATAGGCTCAGCTCCGCCGTGCCTGCAATGAGGACCCTTGGCAAGCGCAGACAAAACGGACTAGTGTTCACGTTGTTATGCGATATGTAATATgtaatttgaaatttgattttgattttacgaATTTAGCTTGAGAATAGGTTGTTATTTTCGATCTCTAATTCAAAAAAGGATCAatgaatttgaatttaaattatATAAAAGAAATCATAATTCTtacgttattattattttttcttcaattcttGTTAAAAATTCATACACATTTAAAAATACATTGTTTCTGCTACTTTCGGATAATATTCCGATTAAAATTAGCTCTGCAGGTATATTTTTTCACGATAAGTCAGCATGGCTTACGCCATAAGGACCTTGGACACTTCCTGACAGTAACGATTTAATATTTATGAAAGGTGACATGGAGACACTtgcaacattaattttacaatgtCCAAAAAGTCTCACAAACCTAATTATCAAGCTGCTTTAATTTGGAGAAGCTAAATATCTGAACACCATTGCTCGTCTTCAATCCTCAGCCAACGGCTGCCTCTTAATAAGACACCTTCATAAAGGACACTCGTTCCTTTTGTGTGGCGTCTTAAGTAAATACGATCGTTAAAGGGTCCTTGTACTGCAACAGTTACCGTAAAATCAGTTGATCGTCCTACAATTttggtttaaggacggtgcctactattgttattgcgcatacgttctgcgcatctcgagatactcggatttcctatcggtgatgcttactaatacagggatatttttccgcagtttaaaactatccggagaaagtagatcttagtaagtactctttgtatccaaaaagaaaattgagggtaaccatgcatttttgagagataattaagcttcaatttgagaaagaacgccatacattgctttgtattttaaagctttttacaaatattattcatgaattatctttgaaaaatgcgtggttaccccaattttctttttggatttcaataacacttgttaacatCTACAGCCagttcctgcacaatcataaaccggggcgaaaatatctttaattagtaggcaccgtccttaatacctttaaaaatgtttgtcttgttttcatttgttgGCCAACTTCAAAAGGGCGGTTTGGCATCGCCGGTTTTACACCGTGTTATCTCTCGGTTTTCTTCCTGCAGGTAGAGGTAATCAAAAAACTTATCGGATATGGCGTGATAAAAGACCAAATTATCGTTCTGACTCCTTACCGGGCTCAATGCCACCTGATATCAGAGGATCTTGACGGTGAAACGTTGCCCAACATCCCAGTTATGTCGATTGTCAAAAGCCAAGGTAACTAAGAGGTCTTAATTATTTCTGTGTTGTTGTCTTCTTAATTCGGTTAACAGAAAACTAATAAACTTATGTCGTTGATTGAAAGAGGGGAACCACACCCgaagacatcatcatcatcatcatccccATTTTATTTGGTTACAAATTGGCCGCCAGTaaggctgatgtggacctgcaaATCACTAAAATAACGAAATGATGTACTATCTTAAAAGTTATAAAGTTAACTGATATAAAATAGAGgtaactattagagggtgatgtgaagtgctagttttgtacccatATAAATCATGTGAGCGTGAGCCTATTCGGCCTAAAATCTATAGTTAGAATACTAAAAACTCGTAAGAAGTATCTAATAATAAAACTAATCACTGTTCTTATTTCTTATAATAGCTTCGTTATCAATGGGAAAACTATGGATATCGAATGAAATTTTTCTTAAGATatctttgaaataattaaaactgaCTCCGGCAAGTTTCTTTACTATTTAAAAAGTTCCAGATATGAGGTCCCCTGTACTGGAAAGAGTGTTCATCTGGTTTAGTATACGAGTTGATCTAGTACTAACTTTCTTTGTGAAGAGATCCCAAACTAGTTGTGGTTCCAAGTCATAAAATACTTTAAACATTAGCAAAAAAGGATGCGCCTCTTATAGAGATAATCGATTGGTTGTACTTTGTTTATAAGAAGACACGCTGTCGAATGGATGCAATTCAATGATTGTAAAAGTGGAGTAGAGCAATTATCCCAAACTGACATATCGTAGGTCACACAGGGAATAACAGCTTTGAAATAAGTGTCCTCTAAGACATATTTGGGCAAAATGCTTCATTCTTCTCAGGGCACCCACGTTTTTGGAGTAGCTATTTTTAACATTGTCAATGTGAATAGACCAAGAAAGATTGTTGTCAATGGTAACACCAAGACAGGTTGCACATGTAACAATTTTAGCAAAACCAGAGCCAAATGGTATGAGTTGGGTAGAGCCAATAAAAGGAGTTTTCCGCAAAATCAGAATTGGTGGAGGACGCGTCCTCTAACCACGTCACTGTGTCAACCATGCTCCCCAAGCTGAGAAAGAATGCAATGATCCTTATTTACACTTCACTTGTGTTAAGCGCTGcaacactaattggggacacagtaAAACTCAcatcaaatcgtaggttggtttttgaggagaggagaataccggagtacccggagaaagaCATCTCGAATCCGAGTAAAGCACCAGTAATCTCTACCCACATAATTATACGCCGGGatttgggaatcgaacccaggccacattggtgggatgaGGGTGATCTCACGACTCGGGCATTCCTGTTCCCATGGAAGTTCGTAGAAGGGAGGAGTTGAAAAGCTCACACCTGCATTTATCATCCATGTAATTTTTCATCGCGTCAATTTAGAACAGGAAACTACTGGCATCAGTTTGGAGGGATTTGGGCTGTTGTGTTTGTTTGGTTATCTACGCTTATTCTTTGATTGCGCTCAAGTGATAAGACGgtcatgttggtgccaaaacaaaagagcaatGTAGCTCATGTtatgcataataatagagtcaaattcccaaacacttttttgctatggagtgttttcacgtgacgtcacggcggccatgttggtgtacctaaacaataaaatggcggccatgttggtgtccccaactaatcctccgggaattgagctctattatcatgcaaacgttttcttttatttcggtggaaaaacaaggttacttatcatgtgagtgaaaacactcaattgttctttccaccaacatggccgccgtttttTCTTAAACTGTCCGAAGAACCATTTTCATTCCATCGCACGCGCgcttttttaaatgtttcattcatcttttttattaattaactaattaataaatatgtttgtttgtatGCTTATTTCTTGAGAAAGGAGGGGTTAAATGACTGCAGCCAGTGAGTATAActaaaaaagttgatgaaatgTGCTATTTTTCATGGCAGGAAGTGAAAGTGATTATGTAATCATATCACTAGTTCGTTCGTTACCGCTCTCCCAAATCAACCCCGAACCAAACGGAGCGTGGCTGAGAGAGAAACTAGGTTTTGTGACGGATGAACACCAGATCAATGTCGCTCTAACGCGGGCAAAACGAGGACTCGTCATCATTGGTAAGGTCAACAATGACAGGATTTAGAGTGATCGTATGGCTTTTCCGTACATATTCTACAAGTTGCCACTACTTTTTCtgcgtttttaatttttttaactcgGGGTTCGTCAGCGAGTATTTGTTACTCCTGACGGCAGTCGATGAAAAAACGGAAAGGCATTTGCCAATCATAATAGGAATCGATATTGTTgctgttataattttttttttcacttcattGTCTTTGAAAAGTGACGAATGTTCACCACTTCGGTCAATTCCTTCCAGTGCATTACGAAAGTTGAGAAATTGAACTTCTCTTACATTGATCGTTCCTTATAACCTTCCGAATTTCTCAAAAACCGCATCCAGTAATGTGTCAGTAATGGTTTAACTGATATAGGAAGTACTGATTTTATATTAGCTGAGTCATTGTCTGAGTTAGGATGTGCTTTTACTAGTACTAGTATTCCTCTGTAGGCCGTGAAATTTCCAAAGATCGATCAAATCAGAATCAAAAATAAGACTCGTAGTCTTGCACGTGTCGTTGAtgtattgttgtttttttcctcttgCAGGTAACAAGAATTTGCTTGAAGTCTGTGATATGTGGAGTGATCTCATAGAACACTACCAAGAAAAGTCATGTCTAGTGGACGGCGATCACTGGCCCGGCCCATGAACAATCCGTCCATATTCCAATGTCATCGGCCATCACCAGCCAAGCAGAGGTTTCTTTAATTTGCTAATCTTTTTACGGCGGTCTGTACCTATGCCGTTTACATTGCGGGCTAactctcttagccaatcaagaAGTGTCTTGTTAAAGAGTTAGTCGTCTCTATGATAACAACAGCCCGTGGTCGACGGGAAAAGGGTACCTCTCGTGGCAAAGGTTTTTTCGCGGTGGAAGAAATAGCAGCGGTGGAGACAGgcttaaaaaaaacgaaattaaaGCAGTGTGAGATTACACGAAATCTTCTGCTATCATGGTCATTGTCAGACCATTGCAACATGCAAAATACTCTGTTGTTCCAACAGGGGAACTGTAAATATTTTAACCTAGATTTATGACGTTGATTTCACGATTATAAAATGTGGTGACAACATGGTTTGCCCTAAGAACGTGAGAAAAATGCATATCATAGTGCTTgccaggcgcgtagcgtcctatacgcaaatTTTATActaattgtttctatttttaacttttacttgtacgcaaccaagatttccttaAGCCGCAGCTACAcagcgatttttgtctcgcgctggtgatgcgatttttttcagattttgtcgtgtcgcctgcgcgccagggtggctacacttgtgacaaattttggcgacaaattgaaggcttggcgaatcgcatacttcaagagacctgggcactataaacagacattcctactttaatttcattggctaaatagtctttagtcgcgtcgcaagcgcgggcaaaaagttgcTGGTTGTCTGCAAGGGCAgctatctctgcgattttgtcgggaaagtttcaactctggcgacttttttcttgcaattttttcacccgtcgcgtcgccagttcaagggtcgctacacgtgcgattttcatctcgcgctggcgacacgacaaagtttgaaaaaatcgcatcaccagcgcgagcaaaaaatcgctggTGTAACCGCGGCTTTATGAAAACatcactttgattaaattctaaaaactaaaacaaaagctataccatgttctcacttagttttgcattgtactttttttacactaaacaatgcagtgcaacaaaaaggcgaagttgcaagaacgttcttgacaaagGAGCGGAGTTCCAAGAACgttgttgacaattccagtcaagCTAGCACATCCAAaataatgttttgtttgcgccaagtttgcttaaaataagggcaagacgctttgttctttgcttgtattcacacaactatttcgaacaagaaataaagaacgcagcatttttcgcttagtttacttactaggtttctagatcatatgtacttgtgcgtacttaaAAAAATTACCACGCTACGCGTCCGCTTGCAAAATTCTAACCTCTGTGGTTTCTGTTTGGGATTTAACGATACGCTTGGGAATTATCAAACACTGATCAACTTCCCCAAGCCATGTGCTTTTAATTGTCGCGAGTTTTTGTGCTACATCACATAACAATTTCCAATACGTCTACGGATCCCTTTTCTTTTACTTGAAACGAACATTGTACTT
The Montipora capricornis isolate CH-2021 chromosome 10, ASM3666992v2, whole genome shotgun sequence genome window above contains:
- the LOC138021681 gene encoding 3'-5' exoribonuclease HELZ2-like, which translates into the protein MAMMLQEQYRMHEDICEFPSRQFYEGKLRTAVSVRAREMNRHDVSKKVINFWPNHTAKEYVPLAFCNVVGEEEELVVTTDEGSERSKSNKKEKEKVVEVIKKLIGYGVIKDQIIVLTPYRAQCHLISEDLDGETLPNIPVMSIVKSQGSESDYVIISLVRSLPLSQINPEPNGAWLREKLGFVTDEHQINVALTRAKRGLVIIGNKNLLEVCDMWSDLIEHYQEKSCLVDGDHWPGP